A window of the Pseudoliparis swirei isolate HS2019 ecotype Mariana Trench chromosome 13, NWPU_hadal_v1, whole genome shotgun sequence genome harbors these coding sequences:
- the LOC130203995 gene encoding zinc finger protein Pegasus-like — translation MEEIKTEPVDFVKEFQEYLTQQTQHVNMISGFVCGDKEPGEPFQAVAPRSAQNGLDPPSVEDPGPDVQVDGLERTCDGKYKCSYCSYANKGMARLIEHIRIHTGEKPHRCQLCPFASAYERHLEAHVRSHTGEKPYKCDVCAFRCSDRSNLSHHRRRRHKLLPTRAVRSSFSNKRMLSSLQKRTASLGFSRRMLINFNPPATSKSDCLNDLSPKIHHHLHSGDQNNHAKVDDNDGHKRDANFFTFINPLDQLSTLAGQLADLHPESQTPASPDRESLKDEKPILIQQVSSEHACSNGMQTSPPKNESPASGHGSCSPAPGLGFEDGLNTATASVGNSLPSTPAPALTTADRPLSNKCQHCDIHFLDNILYTIHMGCHGYEHPFQCNICGHMCIDRYNFSCHFARGQHIK, via the exons ATGGAAGAGATCAAGACCGAGCCTGTGGATTTTGTGAAGGAATTCCAGGAATATCTGACCCAGCAGACTCAGCATGTCAACATGATCTCAGGCTTCGTTTGCGGGGACAAAGAGCCAGGGGAGCCGTTTCAAGCCG tTGCCCCCAGGAGTGCGCAGAATGGTCTGGACCCCCCGTCTGTGGAGGATCCAGGTCCAGATGTCCAGGTGGACGGCCTGGAGAGGACCTGCGATGGGAAGTACAAGTGCAGCTACTGCAGCTACGCCAACAAGGGCATGGCTCGATTAATAGAGCACATCCGCATCCACACAG GAGAGAAGCCTCATCGCTGCCAGCTGTGCCCGTTTGCCTCGGCGTACGAGCGCCACTTGGAAGCCCACGTGCGCTCGCACACGGGTGAGAAACCGTACAAGTGTGACGTCTGCGCCTTCCGCTGCAGCGACCGCAGTAACCTGTcccaccaccgccgccgccgccacaagCTCCTCCCCACCAGGGCCGTCCGCTCTTCTTTCTCCAACAAAAGAATGTTGAGCTCCCTGCAGAAGAGGACCGCCTCGTTGGGCTTCAGCAGGCGAATGCTCATCAACTTTAACCCTCCCGCCACGTCGAAGTCGGATTGTCTGAATGACCTGTCTCCCAAGATCCACCACCATCTGCACAGCGGCGATCAAAATAACCACGCAAAGGTGGATGACAATGACGGCCACAAAAGAGATGCAAACTTTTTCACTTTTATCAACCCACTGGACCAGCTGTCTACACTCGCCGGGCAGTTAGCCGACCTTCATCCCGAGTCTCAGACCCCCGCATCCCCGGACAGGGAGTCCTTAAAGGACGAGAAGCCCATTCTCATACAGCAGGTCTCTAGTGAACATGCGTGTTCAAATGGAATGCAGACTTCACCGCCGAAAAATGAATCTCCCGCCTCAGGCCACGGGAGTTGCAGTCCTGCTCCCGGCCTCGGCTTTGAGGACGGCTTGAACACTGCGACTGCGAGTGTCGGCAACAGCTTGCCGAGCACACCCGCCCCTGCCCTGACCACGGCGGACCGACCGCTCTCAAATAAATGCCAGCACTGTGATATTCACTTTCTGGATAACATCCTCTACACCATTCACATGGGCTGCCATGGCTACGAACATCCATTCCAGTGCAACATCTGTGGTCACATGTGCATCGACAGATACAACTTCTCGTGCCATTTTGCTCGCGGACAACATATAAAGTGA
- the zgc:174164 gene encoding disintegrin and metalloproteinase domain-containing protein 9, producing MMRKYILFAIVLLSCVSWIDNKDSFNGRTSKLSKYSIVNPLLVHRWKRNINRSPQSKDKHGEETVSYAININNRKHLLHLKNNRDFLHPNFVQYSSNATGNHEPSYPKQDVHCYYHGEVEGYENSVVALSTCSGLRGVILLGNESYGLEPVPQSATNDHLLYLLKDSEGPVTCGVFDEALSTQSHEPFEPGKSLTSLLRRKRNLPQTSYVELVLVVDHLRYNHKNGNETAVREEMVELANLVDGYFKQLNIRVVLVGLEIFKDSNPFNVEGAAKNVLMDFVKWRKTSLLPKIRHDIAQLIVGLPQPYEGSILGLAFVGTVCHIANAGGINVFSADNLVYFSTVVAHEMGHNLGMNHDTDGCCDGQDSCIMASSTGGSPLFSGCSGRYFEKLIIRGGGTCLKNQPSSSDVVDVAECGNDRLDKGEQCDCGKPEECNNKCCDAVTCKFTSGAVCSQGECCDNCQISVSGTPCRKSVNTCDLSEYCNGTTEFCPNDFYVMDGLPCEDNQATAYCYEGQCQTYDFQCKTLFAPDQAKKAADICFQNANVRGTLVGNCGFDSNGYVKCSVENSMCGKLHCVNVDLNTLPQGALITIEDIQGERCINADFNLGPDVLDPGYVNNGSPCDKGKTCLDFKCENASALLPNLDCDAQAKCNNNGICNDQGNCHCDNGWSPPNCDKSGRGGSIDSGPAQIDHSLRNGLLIFFLLVVPVLVIVILALLYIFKRDSLKPCLKRRRTKSSNATTGNADRQANSNVQRSATTQPPAQASSDGPGYPPATEVPISEYGDMDYWNAEESAASVQPPAPRQGPGVPKPIPPRQPPL from the exons ACAGTTTCAATGGGCGGACGTCAAAACTCTCCAAGTACTCCATTGTAAATCCTCTGCTGGTTCACAGATGGAAAAGGAACATCAATAGATCGCCACAGTCGAAAGAC AAACATGGAGAGGAGACGGTGTCATATGCAATCAACATAAACAACAGGAAGCACCTCCTTCATCTAAAGAATAACAG AGACTTTTTGCACCCAAACTTTGTTCAATACTCAAGTAACGCCACTGGTAACCATGAGCCATCATATCCCAAACAGGAT GTGCATTGCTATTAccacggagaggtggagggatatGAGAATTCAGTGGTAGCGCTCAGCACGTGCTCTGGCCTCAG GGGTGTAATCCTCCTTGGAAATGAGAGCTATGGACTTGAGCCTGTGCCACAGTCAGCCACCAACGACCACCTTCTCTACCTACTGAAGGACAGTGAAGGGCCTGTCACTTGTGGGGTCTTCGATGAGGCTTTATCAACGCAGAGCCATGAACCCTTTGAGCCAGGCAAATCACTGACTTCACTGCTGCGG AGGAAGCGCAATTTACCTCAAACCAGTTATGTGGAGTTGGTGCTGGTTGTTGATCATCTCAGG TATAATCATAAGAACGGAAATGAGACGGCTGTTCGAGAAGAAATGGTGGAGCTGGCTAATCTAGTGGATGGG tatTTCAAGCAGCTTAATATCCGTGTGGTGCTGGTTGGCCTGGAGATCTTTAAGGATAGTAACCCCTTTAATGTAGAAGGCGCTGCAAAAAATGTGTTGATGGATTTTGTCAAGTGGAGGAAGACTTCTCTGTTACCAAAGATCAGGCATGACATAGCTCAACTCATTGT TGGTCTGCCTCAGCCATATGAAGGAAGTATATTGGGTTTGGCCTTCGTGGGCACGGTGTGCCACATAGCGAACGCTGGGGGAATCAACGTG TTCAGTGCGGACAACCTGGTTTATTTCTCCACCGTGGTGGCGCATGAGATGGGCCATAACCTGGGCATGAATCACGACACTGATGGCTGCTGCGATGGCCAAGACTCATGCATCATGGCAAGCAGTACTGG GGGTTCACCCTTGTTCAGCGGCTGCAGTGGAAGATACTTTGAGAAGCTGATCATACGTGGAGGAGGCACGTGTCTAAAAAACCAGCCCTCCTCATCCGATGTGGTTGATGTAGCTGAATGTGGCAATGACCGATTGGACAAAGGAGAGCAGTGTGACTGTGGCAAACCAGAG GAATGCAACAATAAATGCTGTGATGCTGTCACCTGCAAGTTTACATCTGGGGCCGTCTGTTCTCAGGGAGAGTGCTGCGATAACTGTCAG atCAGCGTTTCTGGAACACCATGCAGAAAGTCTGTCAACACTTGTGATCTTTCTGAATACTGTAATGGCACGACTGAGTTCTGTCCCAACGACTTCTATGTCATGGACGGCCTGCCCTGTGAAGACAATCAAGCTACTGCGTACTGCTATGAGGGCCAATGCCAGACTTATGATTTCCAGTGCAAAACTCTCTTTGCACCAG ATCAAGCAAAAAAGGCAGCGGATATTTGTTTTCAGAATGCAAATGTGAGGGGAACCTTGGTTGGTAACTGTGGATTTGACAGCAACGGATATGTTAAATGTTCTGTAGA AAATTCCATGTGTGGGAAGTTGCATTGTGTCAACGTGGACCTCAACACCCTTCCTCAGGGCGCTCTAATCACTATCGAAGACATTCAAGGGGAAAGGTGTATTAATGCAGACTTCAACCTCGGCCCAGATGTGCTAGATCCTGGCTACGTGAACAATGGCAGCCCTTGTGACAAAGGAAAG ACCTGCCTGGACTTTAAGTGTGAGAACGCCTCTGCACTGCTGCCTAACTTGGACTGTGATGCCCAGGCAAAATGCAACAACAATGGG ATTTGTAATGACCAAGGGAACTGCCACTGTGACAATGGGTGGTCCCCACCTAACTGTGACAAGTCAGGGCGTGGTGGCAGCATCGACAGTGGTCCTGCTCAGATAG ACCACTCCCTCAGGAATGGATTGTTGATCTTCTTCCTGTTGGTGGTTCCTGTTCTGGTTATTGTCATTCTGGCGCTGCTCTACATCTTCAAGAGAGACTCCCTGAAACCCTGCCTCAAAAGACGACGCACCAA GTCAAGTAATGCTACAACTGGAAACGCAGATAGGCAGGCAAACAGCAATGTTCAGAGAAGTGCCACAACCCAGCCACCAGCACAGGCTTCTTCTGATGGG CCTGGATATCCACCAGCCACTGAAGTTCCAATTTCTGA GTATGGAGATATGGATTATTGGAATGCAGAGGAAAGCGCTGCATCTGTACAACCTCCAGCTCCCAGGCAGGGCCCTGGAGTACCCAAACCAATCCCTCCCAGGCAGCCACCTCTCTGA
- the LOC130203996 gene encoding L-seryl-tRNA(Sec) kinase — protein sequence MAAEEAGSVGRAAACLCVLCGLPAAGKSTLAREVLSAAAQRGWRAGVVPYDDLIPGHAFQTRVVEADGAIPSSHTEWKLHREAVLRCVEQFLEKPQVLAELPDSCRINRAAWEQCIHALRQPKASGSSHADPAPLLFLLDDNFYYPSMRYEVHRLARKYSLGFCQVYLHCDLESCVSRNQTRSEPIPTEVILDMVKRLESPNPQKNSWETNSISLNTTDDLSKCDIQRVMELIYCALSNPLSPAEDNTEQKEADRLKCATSVVHQTDQACRRHISEAMKTVRENQVPPEHMRSLAAQLNDSKAAFLHNLRRHLLKEASFSQEEDIDVERVVKRAVDGFEHEKTEILLRVINENK from the exons ATGGCGGCAGAGGAAGCCGGAAGTGTCGGCCGGGCTGcggcctgtctgtgtgtcctctgcggTCTCCCTGCGGCTGGGAAGTCCACGCTGGCCCGCGAGGTCCTCAGCGCCGCTGCCCAGCGCGGATGGAGAGCTGGTGTGGTCCCGTATGATGACCTGATCCCCGGGCATGCTTTTCAGACCAGAGTGGTGGAGGCGGACGGTGCAATCCCGAGCAGT CACACTGAGTGGAAGTTGCATAGAGAAGCAGTTTTGCGTTGCGTTGAGCAGTTTTTGGAGAAACCTCAAGTGTTGGCTGAGCTGCCAGACAGCTGTCGGATCAACAGAGCTGCATGGGAACAATGTATTCACGCTCTACGGCAGCCTAAAGCTTCGGGCAGCTCGCATGCTGACCCGGCACCACTTCTCTTCCTACTGGATGACAACTTCTACTATCCAAGCATGAGATATGAAGTGCACCGACTTGCTAGAAAGT ATTCACTGGGTTTCTGCCAGGTGTATCTGCACTGTGATTTGGAGTCCTGCGTCAGCAGAAACCAGACCAGGTCTGAACCCATTCCCACTGAGGTGATATTGGATATGGTGAAGCGTTTGGAGTCTCCGAATCCACAGAAGAACTCATGGGAGACCAACAGCATTTCACTCAACACCACAGACGACTTGTCCAAATGTGACAT CCAGAGGGTGATGGAGTTGATCTATTGTGCACTTAGCAACCCACTGAGCCCAGCTGAAGACAACACTGAACAAAAG GAGGCGGACCGCCTTAAATGTGCAACTAGTGTGGTTCACCAGACTGACCAGGCCTGTAGGCGGCACATATCTGAAGCTATGAAGACTGTCAGAG AGAATCAAGTACCTCCCGAGCACATGAGGTCTTTGGCCGCTCAGCTGAATGACTCCAAAGCAGCATTTCTTCACAACCTGCGGAGACATCTGTTAAAAGAAGCATCTTTCTCCCAAGAAGAGGATATTGATGTAGAACGGGTGGTGAAAAGAGCAGTGGACGGTTTTGAACACGAGAAAACGGAAATCCTGTTGAGagtaataaatgaaaataaatga
- the LOC130203621 gene encoding short/branched chain specific acyl-CoA dehydrogenase, mitochondrial-like, translating to MMAASLVRLFSKSCRNISRPWGACQAGWRSSSSNPAPDVSSDKAVGMVYFPPLQTFSEEQSMMREAVKKYAQERIAPLVSKMDENSAMDEEVITSLFEQGLMGIEINTEYNGTGSSFFSSILAIEELAKVDTSVSVVCDVQNTLINTLFIKLGTTAQKEQYLSRLSTDMVGSFCLSEAESGSDAFSLKTRAEKHKDYYVINGSKMWISNAEHAGVFLVMANVNPSSGYKGITCFIVDRDTEGLEIGKKENKLGLRASSTCPLNFDNVKVPEKNILGQVGQGYKYAIGMLNEGRIGIAAQMIGLAQGCFDHTIAYTRQRVQFGQRIFDFQGMQHQIAHVASQIEAGRLLTYNAARLKEAGRPFIKEACMAKYFAGEVATLTTSKCLEWMGGVGFTKDYPIEKYYRDCKIGTIYEGTTNIQLSTIAKFIDKEYDH from the exons ATGATGGCTGCATCTTTGGTCCGGCTTTTCTCAAAG TCGTGCAGGAATATCTCTCGACCATGGGGTGCATGTCAGGCTGGATGGAGGAGCAGTTCATCCAATCCTGCCCCAGATGTGTCCTCAGACAAAGCAGTTGGTATGGTCTACTTTCCTCCACTGCAGACATTTTCAGAGGAGCAGAGCATGATGAGGGAAGCAG TTAAAAAATATGCCCAGGAGCGAATTGCCCCACTTGTGTCAAAGATGGATGAGAACTCTGCCATGGACGAGGAAGTGATCACATCTCTTTTTGAACAGGGT CTCATGGGCATTGAGATTAACACAGAGTACAACGGCACtggctcctccttcttctcctccattctGGCCATTGAGGAGCTGGCGAAGGTGGACACCTCTGTGTCTGTGGTCTGTGACGTCCAGAACACGCTGATCAACACGCTGTTCATCAAACTAGGTACAACAGCTCAGAAAGAGCAGTACCTCAGCCGACTGTCAACCGACATG GTTGGAAGCTTCTGCCTCTCTGAAGCAGAGTCGGGGAGTGATGCCTTCTCTCTGAAGACGCGTgctgaaaaacacaaagactaTTACGTCATCAACGGATCCAAGATGTGGATCAGTAATGCAGAGCATGCAGGTGTTTTCCTCGTGATGGCAAATGTCAACCCCTCTTCT GGATACAAAGGCATCACCTGCTTCATCgtggaccgggacacggagggtCTTGAGATCGGCAAGAAGGAGAACAAGCTCGGTCTGCGTGCGTCCTCCACCTGCCCGCTCAACTTCGATAACGTCAAG GTACCAGAGAAGAACATTTTGGGCCAGGTCGGTCAGGGGTACAAGTATGCCATCGGAATGTTGAATGAGGGGAGGATTGGAATTGCTGCTCAG aTGATCGGGCTGGCACAGGGCTGCTTTGACCACACTATTGCTTACACCAGGCAGAGAGTCCAGTTTGGACAACGCATCTTTGACTTCCAG GGCATGCAGCACCAAATAGCGCACGTGGCATCGCAGATCGAAGCTGGTCGGCTGCTGACCTACAACGCGGCTCGTCTGAAGGAAGCTGGGCGACCTTTCATCAAGGAGGCCTGCATGGCGAAATACTTCGCTGGAGAG GTTGCAACCCTAACCACATCTAAATGCCTGGAATGGATGGGAGGGGTCGGCTTCACCAAAGACTACCCCATAGAGAAATACTACAGAGACTGTAAAATTG GCACCATTTATGAGGGCACAACAAATATTCAGCTGTCTACAATCGCCAAGTTCATTGATAAAGAGTATGATCACTGA